The following are encoded in a window of Megalops cyprinoides isolate fMegCyp1 chromosome 16, fMegCyp1.pri, whole genome shotgun sequence genomic DNA:
- the rps4x gene encoding 40S ribosomal protein S4, X isoform, with translation MARGPKKHLKRVAAPKHWMLDKLTGVFAPRPSTGPHKLRECLPLIIFLRNRLKYALTGDEVKKICMQRFIKIDGKVRTDVTYPTGFMDVISIEKTGEHFRLIYDVKGRFTVHRITAEEAKYKLCKVKKIIIGTKGIPHLITHDARTIRYPDPLIKVNDTVRIDLDTGKITEFIKFDTGNLCMVTGGANLGRIGVITNRERHPGSFDVVHVKDSTGNSFATRLSNIFVIGKGNKPWVSLPRGKGIRLTIAEERDKRLAAKQGSS, from the exons ATG GCTCGAGGACCGAAGAAACACTTGAAGCGCGTGGCAGCGCCAAAGCATTGGATGCTGGACAAGCTCACCGGAGTGTTC GCTCCTCGTCCCTCCACTGGGCCCCACAAGCTGAGGGAGTGCCTCCCCCTCATCATCTTCCTGAGGAACCGGCTGAAGTACGCCCTGACCGGAGATGAGGTTAAGAAAATCTGCATGCAGAGGTTCATCAAGATTGACGGCAAGGTCCGCACGGACGTCACCTACCCCACAGGCTTCATGG ATGTGATCAGCATTGAGAAGACTGGAGAGCACTTCCGCCTGATCTACGATGTCAAGGGACGCTTCACCGTTCACCGGATCACAGCGGAGGAGGCCAAG TACAAGCTCTGCAAGGTGAAGAAGATTATCATTGGCACCAAGGGGATTCCCCACCTGATCACACACGATGCCCGCACCATCCGCTACCCCGACCCCCTCATCAAGGTCAACGACACCGTCCGCATTGACCTGGACACCGGCAAGATCACCGAGTTCATCAAGTTTGACACCG GTAACCTTTGCATGGTGACCGGCGGTGCCAACTTGGGGCGTATCGGTGTGATCACCAACAGGGAGAGACACCCCGGCTCCTTCGACGTGGTGCACGTGAAGGACAGCACTGGCAACAGCTTCGCCACCAGGCTGTCCAACATCTTTGTCATCGGCAAG GGCAACAAGCCATGGGTTTCCCTGCCCCGCGGAAAGGGAATCCGTTTGACCATTGCCGAGGAGAGAGACAAGAGACTGGCCGCCAAGCAGGGCAGCAGCTAA
- the cited1 gene encoding cbp/p300-interacting transactivator 1 isoform X2 has translation MKDRESVAILHYQGSGKAGAQFASSSLHSSPSGLGKPQPFSLQPGPHLLASMQLQKLNSHYQSLAGAGGGASPGPPRAYSATAMGPGQTAPAGAAQGASIIDSDPVDEEVLMSLVVELGLDRANELPELWLGQNEFDFISDVSAGC, from the coding sequence ATGAAAGACCGTGAGTCGGTGGCCATCCTCCACTACCAGGGTTCAGGCAAGGCCGGCGCCCAATTCGCCTCATCCAGCCTGCACTCCTCGCCCTCCGGCCTGGGCAAGCCCCAGCCCTTCAGCCTGCAGCCTGGCCCACACCTGCTGGCCAGCATGCAGCTCCAGAAGCTCAACAGCCACTACCAGAGCCTGGCGGGGGCCGGCGGAGGGGCCTCACCGGGGCCCCCCAGGGCTTACAGCGCGACCGCCATGGGGCCTGGACAGACGGCCCCCGCGGGGGCGGCCCAGGGAGCCAGCATCATCGACTCGGACCCCGTGGACGAAGAGGTCCTGATGTCGCTGGTGGTGGAGCTGGGCCTGGACCGGGCCAACGAGCTGCCGGAGCTGTGGCTGGGCCAGAACGAGTTTGACTTCATCTCAGACGTTTCCGCTGGCTGCTGA
- the cited1 gene encoding cbp/p300-interacting transactivator 1 isoform X1, with product MSSLLFPSCSMKDRESVAILHYQGSGKAGAQFASSSLHSSPSGLGKPQPFSLQPGPHLLASMQLQKLNSHYQSLAGAGGGASPGPPRAYSATAMGPGQTAPAGAAQGASIIDSDPVDEEVLMSLVVELGLDRANELPELWLGQNEFDFISDVSAGC from the coding sequence ATGAGTTCTCTGCTCTTCCCCAGCTGCAGCATGAAAGACCGTGAGTCGGTGGCCATCCTCCACTACCAGGGTTCAGGCAAGGCCGGCGCCCAATTCGCCTCATCCAGCCTGCACTCCTCGCCCTCCGGCCTGGGCAAGCCCCAGCCCTTCAGCCTGCAGCCTGGCCCACACCTGCTGGCCAGCATGCAGCTCCAGAAGCTCAACAGCCACTACCAGAGCCTGGCGGGGGCCGGCGGAGGGGCCTCACCGGGGCCCCCCAGGGCTTACAGCGCGACCGCCATGGGGCCTGGACAGACGGCCCCCGCGGGGGCGGCCCAGGGAGCCAGCATCATCGACTCGGACCCCGTGGACGAAGAGGTCCTGATGTCGCTGGTGGTGGAGCTGGGCCTGGACCGGGCCAACGAGCTGCCGGAGCTGTGGCTGGGCCAGAACGAGTTTGACTTCATCTCAGACGTTTCCGCTGGCTGCTGA